From the genome of Streptococcus oralis:
TTGAAAATACAGAGGAAATCTCTAACACTATTACAAAAGAAGCAGTTCCTCAGATCATCAAAGTCGGTACAAAACCAATTTCTACAAATGCGGATCATGCTCCTGTAGAGCCAGAAAAAGGAATCCTCGACCTCGAACCCTTGCACCAATTAGTGGAAGAGGCCGATAGCATCCAGAAAACGCATCAGTATTTCAATGATACCACTGCAGATCAAGAGTCTTATAAACAGGCAGTCGCAAATGCCCAAGCTCTCTTTGAGGCATCTCATGCCAGTCAAGAACAGGTTGATTCCTTGAAAAATGCCCTTGAAACTGCTAAGAATAATCTAGACGGTCAACCTGTTGATAAGAAAACTCTTGGTGTTGAATTTGACATGAAGGATGTGACTCAGTCTACAGTTGCTTACCAGTATGCTGATGAACAAGCCAAACTCCGCTATCGTCGTGCTCTAGATCAGGCCAAGCTCGTTTTGGACAATCCTTTCGCCAATCAAGCCTTGGTCGATCAAGTTCGGACGGATCTCGAGGCAGCTCGTCAAGCTCTGGATGGAGTCAAGAGAAAACCAACCCTCTCTCTAGTCCGTGTCGAGAAGGAAGAAGATCAACGCCAAGTTTCTCTTAGCTATCACTTGACGGATGCTACAGCTAGCTATCAATCAGCCAAAGTGCAGCTATACAAGGGCGAAACGCTGATCAAGGAAGTCGACCTTGTGGACCTCGCTCAAAAATTGACACTTGATGACTTGGACTACTATACTCCTTATACCCTCAAAACTGTCATGAAATATGACCTGGGTCAAGGGGAACAAACTAGTATAGAGGATCAACGTCCAGTTCAGCTAGATTATAAGAAGGTTGAAATCAAAGACATCGACCGCATCGAACTGTACGGTAAAGATGGTAGTCACTACCGACGTTACCTATCCCTGTCGGAAGTGCCGTCCGATATGAATAACTACTATGTCCGAATTCAGTCAGATAAGTTCAAGGATATGCTCTTACCCGTTTCTAAGATTACAGACAAGGGCAATGCCTATTCCGTAACGGTATCAGCTAATCAGCTCGTCGAGGGAGAAGGGGACCATTATCGTCCAGATTACTCTTTTGAACTGCCGAAAACGCCTCTTAGCCAAGAAGGTGTCTATACGTCCTTCAAAGCGCTCATAGAGGCCATGAAGTCAAACCCGACTGGAAACTTCAAACTAGGAGCGGATGTTTCAGCAGATGAGATTCAGTTAGAACAGTCTGCGACAAGCTATGTTCCAGAAGAATTTTCAGGTAGTCTAACTAGCCGAGTGGATGGAAAAGATTATACCATCTACAACTTGGCAAAACCACTCTTTGCAACCTTGAAAAATGCCACCATCCAGCAACTGACCTTGAAATCGGCTGCAGTTTCAGGTAAGGACTCTATAGGGACCTTGGCTAGCAATGCTCAAAATGCAACGATTACGGATGTTTCTGTAAGTGGTAGTCTATCTGGAAACAAGCATATCGGTGGACTGGTAGGAGTTGCCCAAAACACAAAACTAACCAATGTTGCCTTTAAAGGGTCCATCACCAGCACCCAAGATGGGGGACAGGAGTACAATATTGGTGGCTTGGTTGGTAATTTCCACGGCAACCAATCACTGGCGCAGAAGAGTCAGGTGGATGTATCTATCCAAGTAACGGGTCGAAATGGAGACCAGCGTGTTGGAGGCTTGATCGGTCGTTTGCAGAATGGAGCTAGATTAGAAACTTCTTATGTGTCTGGTTCTATCCAAAATGGAGGTCATTCTGGCCAAGTCGGTGGAGCGATCGGGTCTACTTGGAACAATGGACAGGTCCGAAATGTCTTGACCAGTGTCAAGGTTCAAAATGGTCATGCGATGACAGGAGATCCCTATCCTGAGGCTTCTGTTCGGGACTCTTATGTTCTTGAAGGAACTACAGCAAATCGAAAAGATGAGCGTTTTGTCCGTTCTATTTCAGAGGCCGATGCGCAAGCCAAACGTCAGTCCTTTAGAATCACTTCGAACTTGACGGACCAAGAGCCATTGCAGCAAGCTTACCAGCATCAAACAGACTATAGTCGAGTGAGGGGAGCTCAGGAGTCCAGAAAGCAAGCCTACGAAAATGTAGAAAAACTATTACCATTCTACAACAAAGACTTCATCGTTCATACAGCCAACCAATTAGCTGAAGATGATAAACTCAACAAAGTAGCCCTGCTAGATGTGGTTCCGATGAAAGATGAGACACTGATAACAGATGTCAACAGCCATAAGGGTGAAATCAATAGACTGATGCTGCATTATGCAGATAAGACGATCGCTTATCTTGATCTGACCTACAAGGGTGATTTTGCCAATGGCCAGATTGCAGAATATAGCATCGCTGATAAGAATTTGCTCTATACGCCAGAAGCCTTCCTATCTGACTACCAGTCCATTAAAGCGAGTGTCTTGGAAGAACTCAAAGCTGTGACCTATGACTCAGCTGCAGTTCGAAAGGTCCTTGGAATTGGTGAAACAGCTTCCTTAGATGATCTTTATCTAGAAAAAGCCTTTGAACAAACCAAAGCCGAACTAGGTCAGGAACTCCTTAAGGTGCTTTCAGTTGATAAGTCGATCAACACCCTTGGCCCTGCTGTAGCGGATGCGATTAGCCAAAAGATTCTGAAGAACAAAGAGGCCTTCATGCTTGGTCTGACCTATCTCAATCGTTGGTACAATGTCAACTATGGAACGTTCAATACCAAAGATCTTAGTGCCTATAAGTTTGATTTCTTTGGCAATCAAGCAGCTTCGACACTGGATACTATCATCGCTCTCGGGAACTCTGGAATGGGCAATCTTCGAGCGCAAAACAACTTCAATGCTTACCGACAATCCCTAGCCAAGGAAAAAGGCAAAGGAGACCTCTTTGCTTACTTAGAAAGTCTGCGTGAACTCTTCTTGCCAAATAAAACCAACAGTGAGTGGTTCAAGGAAAATACTAAGGCTTATATCGTAGAAGCTCGTTCAAGTCTGCCAGAAATTCAGGCTAAGCAAGACAATGCAGATCGTAAGAGTAAGTATACAATCAAGGTCTACGACAGACTGACTCAGGGAGATTGGGGCTTCAAGCAAATGGTCCTCCAACTTCTGACCTTACCTGAAAGAGATGTCTATATCATCAGCAATATGTCGACTATTGCCTTTGGTAGCTTTGGAGGCTACAGGAAAGAAGGTGGTAGAGTTCTCTCAGGCGAGGAACTCCATCGACACGTTGAAAAACTTGTGGATCAATCAGCTGAATGGCAACGAAACCACTATGACATGTGGTACAACATTTTAAGTCCAAACAGGAAAGACACTCTATTCAGACGGGTGATCGTTACAGACGGTTTCTTTCTTTATAATGATAAAGGCCAGCAATATTGGGCTCCTCGTAATAATAAGACCTCTGTTGCTATGTACAATTTCTTTGGTCCTGCTGGCAAATATCACGGAGACAATGGACTAGGAGCCTTTGCCAATGGTTATGAAGTCTTCTACGTCTATGACCAGATGCTGGGAGCTTCTGGAACCATGGTCTATACCCATGAAATGACCCACAACTCGGATGGTTCTATCTATTTTGAAGGACATGGTCGTCGTGAGGGTGAAGGACCTGAGAGCTTTGCTACAGGGATGTTAGAGTCTGTAACCAATGTTAGCGAAAAAGGTCTCGTACTTAACAGCTTCTATCAAGGAGATAAAGATTCGACCACACGTTACCATACCTATGATCCTGTTGCTCGATTCTCCTCAGCAGATGCTCTTCGCGACTACATGCATGGAGTCTTTGACGTACTGAACCTTCTAGATTATGTAGAAGGGGATGTTGTTACTGGTGTTCTAACTGATCAACAGAAAATGAAATGGTACCGTAAGGCTGAAAATTATAAATTTGAGAATACGTCTTATGGTAAGCAAGCTCACGCTGATGATCGAATTGTCCCTATAACTGCCGAAGAAGCAGCCAAACTAAAATCTGTCGATGCTCTGGTTGATCATAATATCATTGGTCGTCGCGATGGTTGGGATAGAGCTAGCTTTGGACGAAATGGCTACTATGTCATCAATATGTTTGCTTCCTTCTATGCAGCTCTGGACAATCCAACTGGTGCACCTGGGGGACTTATGTTCCGCCGTAGAGCTTATGAATTGCTCGGAGACAAGGGTTACCAACAAGGATTTGTCCCATATGTATCTGGCCAATACGCTGGCCAAGCGCTTAAAGAAGGTCATAAGACCTACTCAATCTGGAACAGAGGAGATGTCGGAGTAGTTGGAGATGATTTGGTTTTCAAAAATCTCTATGGTAGCCAGTATGAATCATGGAAGGATTTGAAGAAAGCCATGTTGAATGAGCGATACAACAAGGCTCAAAACTTCCTTCGCCCTATCACTATCGAGTTTGAAGCAGGAAAACTAGATAGCAAACGACAAATTACGATTTCTTCTTATGAGGAATTACAAGATTATATGTACTTAGCAGTACTAGCGGATGCCTCAGCTAAGAACATTGATCGTGCCTTATCAGACAGCTCTAAGAGCAGTGTCGCCCAACTCAAGTATCGTATTTTCAACGCTTATCTACGTGCCACAGACGACTTCAGACAGTCCATCTTTGAAAGATAGACACGAAAAAAGAAGATCCAAGTGATCTTCTTTTTTAGGTGAATGGCTTGCTTAGTACAAAAACGAATGAATTTACAAATAAATTGATACAGGACATATTTCTTACTCTAAATATCTGGAGAGAAATTGGAAAACATTCATCATCTAGTATACTCGTTTCGAAATTTCTTTTGTTTTTCATGAAAATATGATAAAATGATAGTTGTAAAATTTTTTTAAGGAGATTCGGATGAAAACAAAAGCACTTGCTCGCGTAAATGCGATTTTTGGTCTTATTTCAGGTATCGTCTTGCTGTTGGCACCTCTTGTTATGTTTATGATAGCTGTCGGGGCTGCTGCGGCGACGGAGGACTCGGATGCAACAGTTGGTATATTGACGATTTTTTCAATCATTTTGGCATTGGTAAAAATTGCTGTCTTGGTTTTAGGAATTGTGTCTATTGTCTATTACAAGGACGATGAACGTGTGACCCCTGCACCGTCTGTTTTGTTTATCGTAGGTGGTTCTGTTGGATTGATCCCATTCTTGGGATGGGTAGGAGGAATTCTGACAATCATTGGTGGTTCCCTCTATTTTGGACTTTTGAAAAAATTCGAGATTCAAGAATAATGACTTTTTGTTAGAAATATTTTCAAATAAGAGAAGGCGCTTAGCCTTCTTTTTGTGTCATCAACCAGGGGTAAATTTGACAGGATAAATAAGCTTTTACATTCATAAAATTCAAAGTATTTATTTGAGACAAGGAAGTATTTTTATAGTATAATGGTGGATGTGAAATACCTATATCAAAATATAATGCTAGTTATTTTCTTGATAGAGGTTGAATAGTTGAGAGGATTTAGAATGAAAAAGTTTTTTGGAGAGAAGCAGCATCGTTTCTCCTTACGAAAATTAGCAATTGGACTTGTGTCAGCTTCGATTTCAAGCCTATTTTTTGTGTCCATTGCTAGTAGTGGAACCGTATTTGCTCAAGAAAATGCAGCTGTTCACTACAAATATGTGACGGATACAGAGCTAAGTAGTCAAGAGAAGGACTTGATTGTAAAGGACATTCCTAAAATTGCGGAAGATAGTGAGAGCACCTATTATCTAGTCTACCGTATGGATGAGAAAGCCCAGCTAGGTCAGTTGCCCAATACAGGTGGGCAGAATAGCTTTACTAGTGTTTTAACTGGTGGAGCCTTGGCTTCGATTGGCCTCCTCATTTTTGTCGTATCGAAAAAGAAAGGCAAAAAGAAAGCTCTCTTGAATGTGATTTTGGTAACAGGGATGGGCAGCGGTTTAGCTTCTTCAGTTCAGGCTATTGAAAATCAACTTTTGCTCCAGTACAATCAAGAATACCAATTATCTCAAGGAGATAGTCTGCCATTGCCACGCGCCTTATCGGGTTATACCTATCTAGGCTATATTAAGAAAGACAAGGACTCTAGTCAGCAAGAAACTGCTGCTAGGGATCAGAAACTAGACTACACGGTTCAACCTCATTTCCAAACCAACGAAGGTGGACAAAGGGCAGGAGATGAGCAGAAAGCTCCGTCTCCTACAATCCCTTCTCAAGATTCATCCAATCAAAATCCGTCTGGTCTTGCGAGTGTGGATCCTCAGGATGAAGTCTTGGCTGGTCGCGTGAACAAACCAGAACTCCTATACAAAGACCAAGCGATTGTAACCAAACTAGACTTTTCAGAAGTGGTGCAGGAAAATCCAGAACTAACAGAAGGAACCATCCATGTCAAACAAGAAGGTCGTGCTGGAAAGAAGATTGAACTTGTTCGCATTTTCACAGTTGAAAACCAAGAAATTTCTCGGGAAGTTCTCTCAACTAAAGTAGAAGAAGCCTTGCCACGTATAGTTGAGAAAGGGACTAAGAAGGCAGTAGCTGCGAGTGAAGCACCTCAGTCTGCAAGAAAAGGAGAGCCTGAGACGCAGGCTCCATTACCAGAATATACAGGCGAGCAAGCGGGAGCGGTTGTAGCCCCAGAGACAGCTGAAAAAACAGAATATACAGGCACCCAAGCAGGAGCAGTCGTTGAACCCGAGCAAGTTGCTCCATTGCCTGAGTATCAGGGAACTCAAGCTGGTGCCATTGTTGAACCGGAAAAAGTTGTGCCAGAGGTTGGGGGCGTCCAGTCAGGGGCTTTGGTGGAACCAGAAACGACTAACAAACCAGACTATACAGGCGAGCAGTCTGGAGCAATCGTAGAACCGGAACAGGTGCCACCAACACCAGAATATACAGGAACTCAAGCGGGGGCGGTTGTAGCCCCAGAGACAACTGAAACATCAGAATATACAGGCACCCAAGCAGGAGTCATTGTGGAACCAGAGACCCAGTCTTCCCTACCAGAATATACAGGCACTCAAGCAGGAGCCATCGTTGAACCGGAACAAGTCGCTCCTCTTCCAGAATATACTGGTAATACTGAGCAA
Proteins encoded in this window:
- a CDS encoding ZmpA/ZmpB/ZmpC family metallo-endopeptidase; translation: MKRNYLGEKHQRFSLRKVSVGLVSALVGVFYLSSGGGSLANVAASEQTPSVTKQIHYKYVTESELTDQEKQLVVKELPQFAEETDDTYYLIYRPTRQLPATGHSQLISSIAAGAGIVLLVVAIKLGRDDRKKLASFMLLTSLGSQLIAPTSLALTNQMLADYNQELTVQVGETLQSPLTIEGYQYVGYLKSQKEVNSPVDGKKELNHSAPIDTPVQTSNGSQAQEEYRAQKPSEAPVFEQPELKVDSKETSRTEIIPFQVEEVEADDLPQGQTEVIQAGKNGSRTIVTRSYLLNGQVIHTEEVSNQVTTDPTSEIRKVGSKIPSPTKPSPGESVSEKPTDAPINEVPSLNVEEKDVTTTVAEPYTRERVESDSLPVGQIKITQAGQDGVRTIVTRQYMVDGKVERSQELSNEVTTPAVSEIVTVGTGPVSDKPTDAPINEVPSLSVEEKDVTMTVAEPYTRERVESDSLPVGQTKITQAGQDGVRTIVTRQYMVDGKVERSQEISNEVTTPALSEIVTVGTGPVSEKPTDAPVNEVPSLNVEEKDVTTTVAEPYPTKEVESADLPLGQREVSQAGQDGVRTIVTRQYLVDGKVENTEEISNTITKEAVPQIIKVGTKPISTNADHAPVEPEKGILDLEPLHQLVEEADSIQKTHQYFNDTTADQESYKQAVANAQALFEASHASQEQVDSLKNALETAKNNLDGQPVDKKTLGVEFDMKDVTQSTVAYQYADEQAKLRYRRALDQAKLVLDNPFANQALVDQVRTDLEAARQALDGVKRKPTLSLVRVEKEEDQRQVSLSYHLTDATASYQSAKVQLYKGETLIKEVDLVDLAQKLTLDDLDYYTPYTLKTVMKYDLGQGEQTSIEDQRPVQLDYKKVEIKDIDRIELYGKDGSHYRRYLSLSEVPSDMNNYYVRIQSDKFKDMLLPVSKITDKGNAYSVTVSANQLVEGEGDHYRPDYSFELPKTPLSQEGVYTSFKALIEAMKSNPTGNFKLGADVSADEIQLEQSATSYVPEEFSGSLTSRVDGKDYTIYNLAKPLFATLKNATIQQLTLKSAAVSGKDSIGTLASNAQNATITDVSVSGSLSGNKHIGGLVGVAQNTKLTNVAFKGSITSTQDGGQEYNIGGLVGNFHGNQSLAQKSQVDVSIQVTGRNGDQRVGGLIGRLQNGARLETSYVSGSIQNGGHSGQVGGAIGSTWNNGQVRNVLTSVKVQNGHAMTGDPYPEASVRDSYVLEGTTANRKDERFVRSISEADAQAKRQSFRITSNLTDQEPLQQAYQHQTDYSRVRGAQESRKQAYENVEKLLPFYNKDFIVHTANQLAEDDKLNKVALLDVVPMKDETLITDVNSHKGEINRLMLHYADKTIAYLDLTYKGDFANGQIAEYSIADKNLLYTPEAFLSDYQSIKASVLEELKAVTYDSAAVRKVLGIGETASLDDLYLEKAFEQTKAELGQELLKVLSVDKSINTLGPAVADAISQKILKNKEAFMLGLTYLNRWYNVNYGTFNTKDLSAYKFDFFGNQAASTLDTIIALGNSGMGNLRAQNNFNAYRQSLAKEKGKGDLFAYLESLRELFLPNKTNSEWFKENTKAYIVEARSSLPEIQAKQDNADRKSKYTIKVYDRLTQGDWGFKQMVLQLLTLPERDVYIISNMSTIAFGSFGGYRKEGGRVLSGEELHRHVEKLVDQSAEWQRNHYDMWYNILSPNRKDTLFRRVIVTDGFFLYNDKGQQYWAPRNNKTSVAMYNFFGPAGKYHGDNGLGAFANGYEVFYVYDQMLGASGTMVYTHEMTHNSDGSIYFEGHGRREGEGPESFATGMLESVTNVSEKGLVLNSFYQGDKDSTTRYHTYDPVARFSSADALRDYMHGVFDVLNLLDYVEGDVVTGVLTDQQKMKWYRKAENYKFENTSYGKQAHADDRIVPITAEEAAKLKSVDALVDHNIIGRRDGWDRASFGRNGYYVINMFASFYAALDNPTGAPGGLMFRRRAYELLGDKGYQQGFVPYVSGQYAGQALKEGHKTYSIWNRGDVGVVGDDLVFKNLYGSQYESWKDLKKAMLNERYNKAQNFLRPITIEFEAGKLDSKRQITISSYEELQDYMYLAVLADASAKNIDRALSDSSKSSVAQLKYRIFNAYLRATDDFRQSIFER